The Flavobacterium psychrophilum genome includes a region encoding these proteins:
- a CDS encoding ATP-dependent DNA helicase RecQ, which yields MKSTEIDLHKELKKYFGFNKFKGLQEDVVKSIISGHNTFVIMPTGGGKSLCYQLPALALDGTAIVVSPLIALMKNQVDAIRSLSSDAGIAHVLNSSLTKTEINQVKKDITSGLTKLLYVAPESLTKEEYVNFLQSVPISFVAIDEAHCISEWGHDFRPEYRNLRSIIKQLGDVPIIGLTATATPKVQEDILKNLDMTDANTFKASFNRPNLYYEIRTKTKNVESDIIRFIRQHKGKSGVIYCLSRKKVEEIAQVLQVNGISAVPYHAGLDAKTRAKHQDMFLMEDVDVVVATIAFGMGIDKPDVRFVIHHDIPKSLESYYQETGRAGRDGGEGHCLAYYSYKDIEKLEKFMSGKPVAEQEIGYALLQEVVAYAETSISRRKFLLHYFGEEFDDETGEGADMDDNIRNPKKKVEAQDQVVTLLEVVRDTKQLYKSKEIIYTLIGKINAVIKAHRTDNQKFFASGAAFDEKHWMALIRQVLVEGYLSKDIETYGVLKLTEKGEEFIKNPKSFLMSEDHVYNETEEEATVTASKSSATSDEVLMGMLRELRKKVAKKLGVPPFVVFQDPSLEDMALKYPITLDELGNVHGVGEGKAKKYGKDFVELIARYVEDNDIMRPDDLVVKSTGANSALKLYIIQNIDRKLSLNDIAKAKGLDMDALLKEMEQIVYSGTKLNIKYWVDDILDEDQQEEIHDYYMESESDSIKDALKEFDGDFDTEELRLMRIKFISEVAN from the coding sequence ATGAAATCGACCGAAATTGACTTACACAAAGAGTTAAAAAAATATTTTGGTTTTAACAAATTCAAGGGCCTTCAGGAAGATGTTGTAAAGAGTATTATTTCGGGCCACAACACATTTGTTATTATGCCTACAGGCGGTGGTAAATCACTCTGTTACCAATTGCCTGCACTGGCACTTGACGGAACTGCAATCGTAGTTTCACCTCTTATCGCGCTTATGAAAAACCAGGTCGATGCTATTCGCAGCCTGTCTTCAGATGCCGGTATAGCACACGTTTTAAATTCATCGCTTACCAAGACAGAAATCAATCAGGTTAAAAAGGATATTACATCGGGCCTGACTAAATTGCTATATGTTGCGCCGGAATCGCTTACCAAGGAAGAATATGTAAACTTTTTACAAAGCGTGCCTATTTCTTTTGTTGCGATTGACGAAGCACACTGTATATCGGAGTGGGGGCATGACTTCCGCCCGGAATACCGAAATTTAAGAAGTATCATAAAGCAGCTGGGTGATGTGCCTATTATCGGCCTTACTGCAACAGCAACGCCTAAGGTACAGGAAGATATACTAAAAAATCTCGACATGACCGATGCCAATACTTTTAAGGCATCGTTCAACAGGCCAAACCTGTATTACGAGATACGTACAAAAACAAAAAACGTAGAATCGGATATCATCCGTTTTATACGCCAGCATAAAGGTAAATCGGGCGTTATATACTGCCTGAGCCGTAAAAAAGTAGAAGAGATCGCGCAGGTATTGCAGGTTAACGGTATTAGTGCCGTGCCTTATCATGCCGGACTTGATGCTAAAACACGTGCCAAACATCAGGATATGTTCCTTATGGAAGATGTGGATGTTGTAGTGGCAACCATTGCCTTTGGTATGGGAATTGACAAGCCGGATGTACGTTTTGTAATTCACCATGATATTCCAAAATCTTTAGAGAGTTATTACCAGGAAACAGGTCGCGCAGGCCGTGACGGTGGCGAAGGCCATTGCCTTGCGTACTACTCCTACAAGGATATCGAAAAGCTTGAAAAATTCATGTCTGGCAAGCCCGTGGCAGAGCAGGAGATAGGCTATGCGCTGCTTCAGGAAGTTGTGGCATACGCCGAAACATCCATCTCGCGCCGTAAATTCCTTCTTCATTATTTTGGTGAGGAATTTGACGATGAAACAGGCGAAGGTGCCGATATGGACGACAATATCCGTAACCCTAAGAAAAAAGTGGAAGCCCAGGATCAGGTGGTTACCCTTCTTGAAGTGGTTAGGGATACAAAGCAGCTTTACAAATCTAAAGAGATCATATATACTCTTATCGGTAAAATAAATGCCGTAATAAAGGCGCACAGAACAGATAATCAGAAATTCTTTGCTTCGGGTGCTGCTTTCGATGAAAAACACTGGATGGCGTTAATACGCCAGGTGTTGGTTGAGGGCTATCTTTCTAAAGATATCGAAACCTACGGGGTGCTTAAGCTTACCGAGAAAGGCGAGGAGTTTATTAAAAATCCGAAGTCGTTCTTAATGAGCGAAGACCATGTATACAACGAAACCGAAGAAGAAGCTACAGTTACGGCTTCTAAATCGTCGGCTACTTCAGACGAGGTACTTATGGGGATGCTTCGTGAGCTACGTAAAAAAGTTGCCAAAAAACTGGGTGTGCCACCGTTTGTGGTTTTCCAGGATCCTTCACTAGAGGATATGGCACTTAAATATCCGATAACGCTTGACGAACTGGGCAATGTGCACGGCGTTGGTGAAGGCAAGGCTAAGAAATATGGTAAAGATTTCGTGGAACTTATTGCGCGATACGTAGAAGATAACGATATTATGAGGCCGGACGATCTTGTGGTGAAGTCTACAGGGGCTAACTCGGCACTGAAATTATATATTATACAAAACATTGACAGAAAGCTTTCGCTAAATGATATTGCAAAAGCTAAAGGCCTGGATATGGATGCGCTGCTTAAAGAAATGGAGCAGATAGTATATTCTGGCACTAAGCTGAATATAAAATACTGGGTTGATGATATTCTTGATGAAGATCAGCAGGAAGAGATCCATGACTATTATATGGAATCCGAATCGGATAGTATTAAAGATGCCCTGAAAGAATTTGACGGTGATTTTGATACTGAAGAGCTACGCCTAATGAGGATTAAATTTATCAGTGAAGTAGCAAATTAG
- a CDS encoding alpha-glucosidase, which produces MNLKNIILSFLALLALSSLHAQKVSIQKTTLVGKNIVEFIPSGFDKNLTPSLILQKEPVRAGEVSKDWKLVPEFVTKDGKASASLKLTGNISLYGGGEVTGPLLRNGQSIKLWNTDTGAYSVEGGKRLYQSHPWVMGVREDGTAFGILFDSSWKAELHTKSDEIVFNTEGALFRIYIIDRQSPQDVLMGLAELTGTIKLPARWTLGYHQCRFSYATEQRVREIADTFRTKNIPCDVIWMDIDYMNEYRIFTFDKKKFPDPKTLNNDLHKKGFRAIYMIDPGVKVDENYSVYQSGSKNDIWVKKPDGAIYQGKVWPGYCAFPDFTMPKARNWWSGLYKDFLATNIDGVWNDMNEPAVFDGDLPENERLGTMPHDTPHRGGGDLPKGSHLLYHNAYGRLMVEASYEGILKANPTKRPFLLTRSNILGGQRYAATWTGDNYASMEHLKLSVPMSLTLGLSGQPYSGPDIGGFLGNTSGDLWANWLGFGAFMPFARGHACDGTNNKEPWAYGEAIEKTSKIALERRYRLIPYMYTVFQNTSNTGIPVMAPVFFADPKNQELRAEEQAFLVGEDLLVIPAFANNPKLPRGIWEDLSLVDGDVDDAYQAKLKIKGGSIIPAGKIIQNTGENSFDPLTLMVCLDEKGKAQGKLYIDEGDGWGYQKGNYSLVTFTAEKQGTGVVVKVSAKEGKRNYEKDLNKISATVLIGGRTYTGNGNVKDGIKVTVK; this is translated from the coding sequence ATGAATTTAAAAAACATCATTTTATCTTTCCTGGCATTGCTCGCGTTGTCAAGTTTACATGCGCAAAAAGTTTCCATTCAAAAGACAACACTGGTGGGGAAAAACATTGTTGAATTTATACCGTCAGGATTTGATAAGAACCTGACGCCTTCGTTAATACTCCAAAAAGAGCCCGTTCGCGCGGGTGAAGTTTCAAAAGACTGGAAGTTGGTTCCTGAATTTGTAACTAAAGACGGCAAAGCAAGCGCTTCGTTAAAGCTGACAGGTAACATTAGTTTGTATGGTGGAGGTGAGGTAACCGGGCCACTGCTTCGTAACGGGCAGTCGATAAAATTATGGAATACAGATACGGGAGCCTACAGCGTTGAAGGCGGAAAGAGATTGTATCAAAGCCATCCCTGGGTTATGGGGGTGAGGGAAGACGGAACAGCTTTCGGTATTCTGTTTGACAGTTCGTGGAAGGCAGAACTCCACACAAAATCAGATGAAATTGTTTTTAATACCGAAGGGGCGCTTTTTAGGATTTATATCATAGACAGGCAGTCTCCTCAGGATGTATTGATGGGGCTGGCTGAATTGACAGGAACTATAAAATTACCGGCGCGCTGGACATTAGGTTACCATCAATGTCGATTTTCATATGCTACCGAGCAGCGTGTTCGTGAAATTGCAGATACTTTCAGGACTAAAAATATCCCTTGTGATGTGATCTGGATGGATATCGATTATATGAACGAGTACAGGATATTTACCTTTGACAAGAAAAAATTCCCTGATCCTAAAACGCTGAACAACGACCTGCATAAAAAAGGATTCCGCGCCATATATATGATTGACCCGGGTGTGAAAGTAGACGAAAATTACAGTGTTTACCAATCGGGAAGTAAAAATGATATTTGGGTAAAGAAACCGGATGGTGCTATATATCAGGGAAAAGTATGGCCAGGCTATTGCGCATTCCCTGATTTTACAATGCCAAAAGCGAGAAATTGGTGGAGCGGCCTGTATAAAGATTTCTTAGCTACCAATATTGATGGGGTATGGAATGATATGAACGAACCTGCCGTTTTTGATGGTGACCTACCGGAAAACGAGCGCTTAGGTACAATGCCGCATGATACACCCCACAGGGGTGGAGGCGATTTGCCAAAAGGGTCGCATTTACTGTACCACAATGCTTACGGCAGGTTAATGGTTGAGGCATCTTATGAAGGTATATTAAAAGCTAATCCAACAAAGAGGCCATTTTTGCTTACAAGATCGAATATATTAGGTGGACAACGTTATGCGGCTACCTGGACGGGAGACAACTATGCGAGTATGGAACATTTAAAACTTTCTGTACCAATGTCATTAACGCTTGGCCTGTCGGGTCAGCCGTACAGTGGCCCGGATATAGGTGGTTTTTTGGGTAATACCAGTGGCGATTTATGGGCTAACTGGTTAGGTTTTGGTGCGTTCATGCCGTTTGCACGAGGGCATGCCTGCGACGGGACTAACAATAAAGAGCCATGGGCGTATGGCGAGGCGATAGAAAAGACATCTAAAATTGCATTGGAAAGAAGGTATCGCCTGATACCTTACATGTATACTGTTTTTCAGAACACATCTAACACCGGTATCCCTGTAATGGCTCCCGTGTTTTTTGCAGATCCAAAAAACCAGGAGTTACGAGCAGAAGAACAGGCCTTTTTGGTAGGCGAAGACCTTTTGGTAATTCCGGCGTTTGCAAATAACCCTAAACTGCCACGTGGTATTTGGGAAGATCTTAGTTTAGTAGACGGCGATGTTGACGATGCCTATCAGGCCAAATTGAAAATTAAAGGAGGAAGCATTATTCCGGCAGGCAAAATAATTCAGAATACAGGAGAGAATTCATTTGACCCGTTAACACTTATGGTTTGCCTTGATGAAAAAGGAAAAGCACAAGGGAAACTATATATAGATGAAGGTGACGGATGGGGTTATCAAAAAGGCAATTACAGCCTGGTGACTTTTACTGCTGAGAAACAGGGTACCGGTGTTGTTGTAAAAGTGTCAGCCAAAGAAGGTAAAAGAAATTATGAAAAAGATCTAAATAAGATCAGTGCAACGGTTCTTATTGGTGGAAGAACCTATACAGGTAATGGCAATGTTAAGGACGGAATTAAAGTTACTGTGAAATAG
- a CDS encoding short-chain dehydrogenase, with protein sequence MWTKENMPDQIGKTAIVTGANIGIGFETALALYEKGAHVILACRDIEKAQMAATQIEKLNGKGQVDVLHLDLSDLESVKDAAETFKSKHTKLDLLINNAGVMVPPASKTKQGYELQFGTNVLGHFAFTAHLYSLLKATPESRIVTLSSLVYRLGTIDYTNLKLENDYDANREYAQSKLCNLLFTLELQRRINKNNDSVLSTAAHPGVTGTNLSRYLTKEDISGIIEVYGELMEPWQGALPTLYAATNLDIQEGDFIGPDGDGGLRGYPEKAEILPLALDEAEAKKLWQYAEEATGVSFL encoded by the coding sequence ATGTGGACAAAAGAAAATATGCCTGACCAAATAGGCAAAACAGCAATTGTTACAGGGGCCAATATTGGTATCGGTTTCGAAACTGCACTGGCACTTTATGAAAAAGGCGCACATGTAATTTTAGCCTGTCGCGACATTGAAAAAGCGCAAATGGCCGCTACACAGATTGAAAAGTTAAACGGAAAAGGACAGGTAGACGTACTGCACCTTGACCTTTCAGACCTTGAATCTGTAAAAGATGCGGCCGAAACTTTTAAATCAAAACATACAAAACTTGACCTGCTCATTAATAATGCAGGGGTTATGGTTCCACCGGCTTCAAAAACAAAACAAGGCTACGAACTTCAATTTGGCACTAATGTGCTGGGGCACTTTGCTTTTACAGCCCATTTATACTCATTATTAAAAGCAACGCCCGAGTCCAGAATAGTCACACTTAGTAGCCTCGTATACCGACTTGGAACTATTGATTACACAAACCTGAAACTTGAAAACGATTATGACGCCAACCGTGAATACGCACAAAGCAAGCTTTGCAACCTGTTATTTACCCTTGAACTGCAACGCAGGATAAATAAAAACAATGATAGTGTACTATCTACAGCAGCGCATCCGGGCGTAACAGGCACTAATTTATCGCGCTACCTGACAAAAGAAGATATTAGTGGTATCATTGAAGTGTATGGAGAACTGATGGAGCCGTGGCAGGGTGCTCTGCCAACACTCTATGCGGCAACAAATCTAGATATACAGGAGGGCGATTTTATAGGCCCTGACGGCGATGGAGGTTTGCGCGGATATCCTGAAAAAGCAGAAATACTGCCGTTGGCACTGGATGAAGCCGAGGCTAAAAAATTATGGCAATATGCCGAAGAAGCTACAGGCGTTTCTTTTCTTTAA
- a CDS encoding transcriptional regulator — MTNFIGLESLYKTLPGDHAANLMTDMGHFNIFKVEDLVVDGKIIRSGYTRRSFFKISLVEGNCLVHYADRSITIPEFGLVFTNPVVPYKWEIVSKEQQGYVSVFTEDFFSRFTPIKDYPVFGSAENAIIILNKEQFMHFKTIFQKMEKELHAEYTYKYDFLRNLMMEVIHEAQKMNPETGIAIAASNASERIFLLFTDLLERQFIIDDINDVISLRAPSDFAEKLSMHVNHLNKALKTHTGQTTSELIKARILQEAKILLKTTNWTISEIARCLGFEEANHFSSFFRNMTKSTPGAFRKIID, encoded by the coding sequence ATGACAAATTTCATCGGACTCGAGTCGTTATACAAAACCCTTCCGGGAGATCATGCCGCAAACCTAATGACTGACATGGGACACTTTAACATCTTTAAAGTGGAAGACCTGGTGGTAGATGGCAAGATTATTCGTAGTGGATACACCCGCAGAAGCTTTTTCAAGATAAGCCTTGTTGAAGGTAATTGTTTGGTGCATTATGCCGATCGCAGCATTACCATACCGGAGTTTGGCCTAGTTTTTACCAATCCTGTTGTACCTTACAAATGGGAAATAGTAAGTAAAGAACAGCAGGGCTACGTTAGTGTTTTTACCGAAGATTTCTTTAGCCGGTTTACTCCGATAAAAGATTATCCTGTTTTTGGTTCAGCGGAAAATGCTATCATCATCCTGAATAAGGAACAATTCATGCATTTTAAAACTATCTTTCAAAAGATGGAAAAGGAACTGCATGCGGAGTATACTTATAAATATGATTTTCTTCGTAACCTTATGATGGAAGTAATTCACGAAGCGCAAAAAATGAATCCTGAGACAGGCATAGCAATAGCAGCTTCAAACGCATCAGAACGGATCTTTTTACTATTTACAGATCTTCTTGAGCGCCAGTTTATAATTGATGATATAAACGATGTTATTTCCCTTCGCGCTCCATCGGACTTTGCGGAAAAACTCAGTATGCATGTCAACCACCTCAACAAAGCGTTGAAAACACATACGGGCCAAACCACTTCCGAACTTATAAAAGCAAGGATCTTACAGGAGGCAAAAATATTGCTAAAGACTACCAATTGGACAATCAGCGAGATTGCCCGTTGTCTTGGCTTTGAGGAAGCCAATCATTTCTCTTCTTTCTTCAGGAACATGACAAAATCAACACCGGGTGCATTTAGAAAAATCATTGATTGA
- a CDS encoding FAD-binding protein, with translation MPRELQLQVAPEVAAQQSLLINHVAKLMQVKPEEVRHIAIIKRSIDARQKAIKINLKVAVYWNEDYTESKTKLPDYKDVSNKQEVIIIGAGPAGLFAALQLIELGLKPIVLERGKDVQERRRDLKAINRDHTVSEDSNYCYGEGGAGTYSDGKLYTRSKKRGDVDRILELFVGFGASDEILVEAHPHIGTNKLPKIIKSMREKIIEFGGQVLFDTRVVDILVKNNEVEGVVTQTNDVIKASKIILATGHSARDIFELLDRKQIFIEAKPFALGVRAEHPQSLIDSIQYSCDYNTGRGEFLPPAPYSIVKQVNGRGMYSFCMCPGGVIAPCATSPGEVVTNGWSPSKRDQETANSGIVVELKLEDFAPFAKYGALAGMEFQKAIEQKAWRLAGETQRVPAQRMIDFTQSKVSADIPKTSYVPGTTSVELGQVFPGFITQVLRQGFVDFGKSMRGYLTNEAILHAPESRTSSPVRIPRDNFTLEHLQIKGLYPCGEGAGYAGGIISAAIDGEKCAIKCAESLN, from the coding sequence ATGCCAAGAGAACTTCAATTACAGGTGGCGCCCGAAGTAGCCGCACAACAGTCTTTATTAATTAATCATGTCGCTAAGCTCATGCAGGTTAAGCCTGAAGAGGTTAGGCATATTGCTATTATTAAGCGCTCTATAGATGCACGCCAGAAAGCAATTAAGATTAACCTTAAAGTGGCTGTGTACTGGAATGAAGACTACACCGAGTCCAAAACAAAACTCCCTGATTATAAAGATGTTTCCAATAAACAGGAAGTGATAATCATTGGTGCGGGGCCTGCAGGCCTGTTTGCGGCATTGCAGCTAATAGAACTTGGGTTAAAGCCAATAGTTTTAGAAAGAGGTAAAGATGTGCAGGAACGCCGCCGCGACCTTAAGGCGATCAATCGCGACCATACTGTAAGTGAGGATTCTAACTACTGTTATGGCGAGGGCGGGGCAGGTACGTATTCTGACGGTAAGCTCTATACCCGATCTAAAAAGCGTGGTGATGTAGACCGTATACTTGAATTATTTGTTGGCTTTGGTGCCAGCGACGAGATATTGGTAGAAGCGCATCCGCATATCGGAACAAACAAGCTTCCTAAGATCATTAAGTCGATGAGGGAGAAGATTATAGAGTTCGGTGGACAGGTGCTTTTTGATACCCGTGTGGTAGATATTCTTGTTAAAAACAATGAAGTTGAAGGCGTTGTAACCCAGACCAATGACGTTATAAAAGCCTCAAAAATAATACTGGCAACGGGCCACTCAGCCCGTGATATCTTTGAGCTTTTAGATCGCAAGCAGATATTTATAGAAGCCAAACCCTTTGCCCTTGGCGTTCGCGCCGAGCATCCCCAAAGCCTCATAGACAGCATACAATACAGCTGCGATTACAATACCGGCAGGGGAGAGTTTCTTCCTCCGGCGCCGTATTCTATTGTAAAACAGGTTAATGGCAGGGGAATGTATTCTTTCTGTATGTGTCCGGGTGGGGTTATTGCCCCATGTGCTACCAGTCCTGGAGAGGTAGTAACCAATGGTTGGTCGCCCTCAAAGCGTGACCAGGAAACAGCTAACTCAGGTATTGTGGTTGAGTTAAAACTCGAAGATTTTGCCCCGTTTGCCAAATATGGTGCCCTCGCCGGAATGGAATTTCAAAAAGCTATCGAGCAGAAAGCATGGCGCTTAGCGGGTGAAACACAACGTGTTCCTGCCCAGCGAATGATAGACTTTACGCAAAGCAAAGTATCGGCAGATATCCCTAAAACATCGTATGTTCCGGGTACTACTTCAGTAGAATTAGGGCAGGTATTTCCGGGGTTCATAACTCAGGTGTTACGCCAGGGATTTGTAGATTTCGGCAAATCGATGCGCGGTTACCTTACTAACGAGGCAATTTTGCATGCACCGGAATCAAGAACATCATCGCCGGTACGTATTCCCCGTGATAATTTTACTTTAGAGCATCTGCAAATCAAAGGGTTATATCCTTGTGGTGAAGGTGCAGGCTATGCAGGTGGAATTATTTCTGCGGCAATAGACGGCGAAAAATGTGCTATAAAATGCGCTGAAAGCCTTAATTAA
- a CDS encoding dioxygenase (seems to be involved in biofilm formation; in asymptomatic bacteriuria E. coli strains 83972 and VR50, the ygiD gene is upregulated during biofilm formation in urine) codes for MGLKELGKLSGSINDAGVTMPALFLGHGSPMNAIEENEFVANFRKIAKEIPEPTAILCVSAHWETRGTFVTAMQNPPTIHDFGGFPKALFDVRYPAPGSPELAKQTQELVKSVAVGLDDKWGLDHGAWSVIKHLYPNANIPTIQFSIDYTKPPQYHYELGKELAALRKKGVLIIGSGNIVHNLRLMDWKNIHTDNFGFDWAFEADNKIKGYIKSGDYKPLINFASQGKAFDLAIPSPEHYLPLLYTLALKSEKDEISIFNDKAVAGSLTMTSVKIG; via the coding sequence ATGGGACTTAAAGAATTAGGGAAACTTTCCGGCAGTATTAATGATGCCGGTGTTACAATGCCCGCCTTGTTCTTAGGCCACGGCAGCCCGATGAATGCTATTGAAGAAAATGAGTTTGTGGCAAACTTCAGGAAGATTGCCAAAGAGATACCCGAGCCTACTGCTATTTTATGCGTTTCGGCACACTGGGAAACCCGCGGTACGTTTGTTACGGCAATGCAAAACCCACCGACAATACACGATTTTGGCGGATTCCCAAAAGCATTGTTTGATGTTCGCTATCCCGCACCGGGAAGCCCTGAGCTTGCAAAGCAGACACAGGAACTGGTAAAATCGGTTGCTGTTGGGCTGGACGATAAATGGGGACTGGATCATGGCGCATGGTCGGTCATAAAACACCTGTACCCAAACGCGAATATCCCAACCATACAGTTTAGCATTGATTATACAAAACCGCCGCAGTACCATTACGAGTTAGGTAAAGAACTTGCCGCTTTGCGTAAAAAAGGCGTACTGATAATAGGTAGCGGAAATATTGTACACAACCTGAGACTAATGGACTGGAAGAACATACATACCGATAATTTTGGTTTCGACTGGGCTTTTGAGGCCGATAACAAAATCAAAGGGTATATTAAGTCGGGCGATTATAAACCGCTTATCAACTTTGCATCGCAGGGTAAGGCGTTTGATTTGGCAATACCTTCTCCCGAGCACTACCTACCATTACTGTACACTCTTGCACTAAAAAGCGAAAAAGACGAAATCAGCATTTTTAACGATAAGGCAGTAGCCGGATCTTTAACCATGACATCGGTTAAAATAGGATAA
- a CDS encoding AraC family transcriptional regulator yields the protein MDQLFKIYRLTPEETLRIATQPNNPHNHDYEELIIGMEGVLEHFIDFATNTYAAPFISFITKGKIHRVRPGLKDGKCDMWVIRFKSEFIPETTFSLYSFYHNYATIPAQEGNCFKRLVNLCEMMHTEMQHPVPKLAIIKHLLSAVFLMIEDERKKIDPTDTHKNNSITFKNFLALLEENFRRPKGADFYAQKLFMSARNLNLICQQIMQKTAAEIIETRKLIEAKNLLMHTDTTISEIGFELGYKEKAYFTRVFKKRTGQTPTEFKDEMQKLIS from the coding sequence GTGGATCAACTATTCAAGATATACCGCCTTACTCCCGAAGAAACACTTCGCATAGCCACACAGCCTAATAATCCGCACAATCACGATTACGAAGAGCTTATTATTGGTATGGAAGGCGTATTGGAACATTTTATAGATTTTGCCACCAATACGTATGCAGCGCCGTTTATCAGCTTTATTACAAAAGGAAAGATTCACCGTGTTCGCCCGGGGCTTAAAGACGGTAAATGCGATATGTGGGTGATACGCTTTAAAAGCGAATTCATTCCCGAAACGACTTTTTCACTTTATTCCTTTTACCATAATTACGCTACCATCCCCGCGCAGGAAGGCAACTGCTTTAAGCGGCTGGTTAACCTATGTGAGATGATGCATACCGAAATGCAGCATCCGGTACCCAAGCTGGCCATTATAAAACATCTGCTTTCGGCTGTGTTTTTAATGATCGAGGACGAGCGTAAAAAGATAGACCCTACAGATACCCACAAGAATAACAGCATTACATTTAAAAACTTTCTTGCCTTGTTGGAAGAGAATTTCAGAAGGCCGAAAGGCGCAGATTTTTATGCCCAAAAGTTATTCATGTCGGCACGAAACCTTAACCTCATCTGCCAGCAGATCATGCAGAAAACCGCCGCCGAGATCATAGAGACCCGAAAGCTTATTGAAGCAAAGAACCTGCTGATGCATACCGATACAACCATTTCTGAAATTGGCTTTGAACTGGGCTATAAAGAAAAGGCCTATTTTACCCGTGTCTTTAAAAAGAGAACCGGGCAAACTCCCACTGAATTTAAAGACGAAATGCAAAAGCTCATTTCCTGA
- a CDS encoding RES superfamily protein codes for MIVFRLSKSVYANDLSGRGAEKAGGRWNSKGTAMVYTSESRALCTTEIAVHTPLGILPLDYVIIAIEIPKTLPIQELATDTLPEDWKSLPHSHSTQELGDTFISSEKFAVLRVPSAVVQGEFNYLLNPSHRDFKKIKVKLIEPFDFDERLFIK; via the coding sequence ATGATAGTATTTCGTTTAAGCAAATCGGTTTATGCCAACGACCTGTCCGGGCGCGGTGCTGAAAAAGCAGGCGGGCGATGGAACAGCAAAGGCACAGCTATGGTATATACCAGCGAATCGCGTGCGCTATGCACGACCGAGATAGCGGTACATACGCCACTGGGCATCCTTCCGCTGGACTATGTAATCATAGCTATCGAAATTCCAAAGACATTGCCCATACAGGAATTAGCCACAGATACATTACCGGAAGACTGGAAATCGTTACCCCACTCCCACTCCACACAGGAGCTTGGTGATACTTTTATTTCATCTGAAAAATTCGCAGTGCTCAGGGTTCCTTCAGCGGTAGTTCAAGGTGAATTTAATTACCTGCTCAATCCTTCACACAGGGATTTTAAAAAGATCAAGGTGAAGCTTATTGAGCCTTTTGATTTTGATGAACGCTTGTTTATTAAGTAA
- a CDS encoding heat-shock protein: MAAKKTVQLSKSDIIDRYSDYCLMNGHKPASVYKFAKENGFEEAEFYQYFTSFESLEHYYFVEMFNHSLHALEISPVYSEYGGVEKLSAFYFTFFEMATANRSFVIYTMEEGGSRLRNLHKLKALRKEFIQYAEAVLEKPVKVESPRGDKLQGEALREGAWLQFLSIFKFWLQDTSPGFEKTDVFIEKSVKASTDLVYNSPLKSLFDLGKFVWKEKFTV; encoded by the coding sequence ATGGCAGCTAAAAAAACAGTACAGCTTTCAAAATCTGATATCATAGACAGATATTCAGATTACTGCCTGATGAACGGCCACAAACCGGCATCGGTATATAAATTCGCAAAAGAAAATGGTTTTGAAGAAGCAGAGTTTTACCAGTACTTTACTTCGTTTGAATCGTTAGAGCATTACTATTTTGTAGAGATGTTTAATCATTCGCTTCACGCTTTAGAGATATCTCCCGTGTACAGTGAATACGGAGGAGTAGAAAAACTTTCGGCCTTTTATTTTACATTCTTTGAAATGGCAACCGCCAACAGGAGTTTTGTGATCTACACTATGGAAGAAGGCGGCAGCAGGCTGCGCAACCTTCATAAACTAAAGGCACTTCGTAAAGAGTTTATTCAATATGCCGAAGCGGTGCTTGAAAAACCGGTTAAGGTAGAAAGCCCGCGTGGCGATAAGCTTCAGGGTGAGGCATTGCGCGAAGGGGCATGGCTTCAGTTCCTGTCGATATTCAAGTTCTGGCTGCAGGATACGTCTCCCGGATTTGAGAAGACCGATGTGTTTATCGAGAAATCGGTTAAGGCATCCACCGACCTGGTCTACAACAGTCCGCTGAAAAGCCTGTTCGACCTGGGCAAATTTGTATGGAAAGAAAAATTTACGGTATAA